TGATTTTTACCCAGTCTGTGGAAGAAATCGGCAAACGATTAAAAATGTGAAAAACAGGCTTTGACAAGCCGCGGGCGCATCGCTAATATGCGCCCCGTTAACCGATTCCTCTGTAGTTCAGTCGGTAGAACGGCGGACTGTTAATCCGTATGTCACTGGTTCGAGTCCAGTCAGAGGAGCCATATTTAAGAAGCCTGCTCAGGAAACTGAGCGGGCTTTTTGCTTTTTTAGGGTTTAGTGCAGTTCGTTACGCTGCAGCAACTCTGTCTTTAAGTAACCAGAAAGATCGGTCAGCGCGGGTACCAGTTGGCCAATGCTACTGAGCGTATGCCCGATCTGATGCAGGTTTTTCTGCGTCAGTTCCTTCGCGTGATCTTTTGCCAGGTCTTCTCCAATAAACTCAAGGCAGTGGCAAAGTCCAGCGCGTGCTTCGTCGCAGCAATGCATGAGAACCAGGCAGTTGACGGTTTCCATATTGCAAAAGTTAATATCGACCAGCGAAGCGGCCATATCGGAAAAGTAGATATCCGCAGTGGGATGTGAGTCGATGTAGCGGTTCGTGTTAGTATCGGCGTCAGCCATGGCATTACTCCGTTTAATGTTGTGGTCAGAGGCCCGGTATGTGTTACAGCACTGCCGGGCTTCGTTGTAAGTAGGTAACAACATAAGTACTATGGTCGTTACCATATGTGAAAACCACTCCCGGTACGTACCAATGTCAATACCAGAAGAAAAACGCTCTCCCCAATATCAGATGCGGCTTCCAGAAAAGTTTCGTGAACAGCTGGAAGAGCAGGCGCGTAAGGATGGCGACGCTTCACTTGCGACGTGGATTAAACGAATATTGCGTAAAGAGTTACGTGAAAGAGGCGTAGATCCAAAAGGTTAAGTCCGAAAACGTATTTTTTGGCAACCTTTTGCCCGGTGGCGCTCCGCTTACCGGGCCTACAAAATTGACATATTGCGTGGCTTCGTAGGCCCGGCAAGCTTGCGCCGCCGGGCGTTGAGATGGCGTTAACTCACCTGTACCCGAACCGGGGCGGTGGCGGCAAACAGCCATGGGCGCGCCTCGCTGTCGACCAATGGTGAGAGCGTCTCGCGAACCTGCTGGTGGTAGTCATCCAGCCACTGTTTTTCGCGGTCGGTGAGCTGGTTGAGCTCAACCTGACTGATGTCGATCGGGATCATCGTCAGCGATGCGAAGCGGCAGAAGCCCGGCATGCCGTCGATCACCTCCACCTGATTCTCTATGCGGATCCCGTATTCACCTTCCAGATAATATCCCGGCTCGATGGTCATTATGTTGCCCGCCGCCAGCGGCCACAGGTTGACCTTTTTCGCAATACGATGCGGGGCTTCGTGGATCAGCAACTGATGCCCGACGCCGTGCCCGGTACCGTGATCGAAATCAATCCCCAACTCCCACAGATGACGACGTGCGAACGCATCCAACTGATGCCCAAAGCTGCCGGTAGGGAACTGCAACGTGATTAACGATAAAAACCCTTTCAGCACCGCGGTGTAGTGCAATTTACGCTGCGGATCTAACGGGCCAAAGGACAGCGTGCGCGTGGCGTCGGTGGTACCGTTGACGTACTGACCGCCAGAATCATTGAGGTAGAAACTGTCGGCGGTGAGCGCGGCGTTGGTCGCGTCACTTGAATGGTAATGGCACATCGCCGCATTGGAGGATGCCGCGGAAATGGTGCCAAAACTCTGCTCGATGAAGTTCTCCTGCTGCTCGCGGAAGGCGAGCTGTTTAGCCTGCGCTTCCAGCTCCGTCAGCGGGTTGCCGGCCGCCAGACGCGCCGGAACTTCATGTGACAGCCAGGCGAGGAAATTCACCCACGCGGCCCCGTCTTTTTGATGACTTTCGCGATAGCCTTCCAGCTCGATGCTGTTCTTGGTCGCCTTGATCAGCGTGATCGGGTCTGCGGCCCAGCACACCTCGCCACCGTGTTGCTCGACGGCAAAACGCAGTGCGACCGGGGCGCTGTCAGCATCCAGCAGAATGCGCTTGCCGTTGGCTGCTTGCTGGCAGCCCGGCACCAGCTGTTCCATCGGCGACAGCGTCAGGCTGGCCAGCAGCGCCTGCGGTAAATTCGCGGTTTTTGCCGCGTCGACAAACCACTGCGTCTCGCCAGTACGGCTGAGCAGGGCGAAGGACAACGGCACCGGGCTGGTGGCGATATCGGAGCCACGCACATTCAGCAACCAGGCGATGTTATCCGGCTGAGTGATCACCAGATAATCCGCGCCTTTGGCATCCAGCACAGCGGCGATACGCGCGCGTTTGTCGGTGCTGCTTTCACCGGCTACCGACAACGGCATTTCGCGCATCGCGCCCTGCGGTGCGGCAGGTCTGTCGTGCCAGACCGTGGTGAACGGATCGTCGGCCAGCGGTGTCAATGTGCATCCGGTTGCGTTCAGCAATTCGAACTGGCTGTTGACCATCAGCATCGGGTCAAAGCCAATCCGGCCGTTGACGGGCAGGTGGGTTTCTAGCGGATCGTTGTGCAGATGATGGATTTCCCAGGCCTGCAAATCCACTTCGTTACGCACCTGTACCTGATAACGACCATCGACGAAAAGCAGGGCTTTATCCTGAAGCACCAGCGCGACGCCAGCGGTACCGGTAAAGCCTGTCAGCCACGCCAGTTTGTCATCATGCGGCGCGGCGTATTCGCTTTGCCAGGCGTCGGCCCGCGGCACAATCATGCCATCAAGCCCCTGCGCCAGCAGATGGCTGCGCAGGGCGGAAAGAGGTGATGCTGTTTGCATTGTCATTATCCTGATTTTTAACGGAACGGCGGTTCGTTGAAGGTGCGCAGCTTACGTGAATGCAGCTTGTCGCCTTCCGCACGCAGCAGATCGATGGCGCGAATGCCTATCTGCAGGTGCTCCGAAATCGCGCCTTCGTAGAAACGGTTCGCCTGGCCCGGCAGCTTGATTTCGCCGTGCAGCGGTTTATCCGACACACACAGCAGCGTGCCGTACGGCACCCGGAAACGATAGCCCTGCGCGGCAATGGTGGCGCTTTCCATATCGATGGCTACCGCGCGGCTCAGGTTAAAGCGCAGCGCGGACGCCGAGTAGCGCAGCTCCCAGTTACGGTCATCGGTGGTCACCACGGTGCCGGTACGCAACCGGTGTTTAACTTCTTCGCCCGGCATGCCGCTGACCTGCTTGGTGGCGTCATACAGCGCGCGCTGCACTTCGGCGATGCTTGGGATCGGAATGTCCGGCGGCAGCACCGCATCCAGGACGTGATCGTCACGCAGATAGGCGTGCGCCAGCACGTAATCGCCGATGGTCTGACTCTCACGCAGGCCGCCGCAGTGACCAATCATCAACCACACATCCGGGCGCAGGACCGCCAGATGATCACAGATATTTTTGGCGTTCGCCGGGCCGACGCCGATATTGATCAGCGTAATGCCCTGGCCGTCTTGAGTAATTAAATGCCAGGCGGGCATTTGGTGCTTTTTCCACGCCAGATCAGAGACGGCGGTTTCCGGCGCTTCAGTATCGGCAGTGATCCACACCCCGCCTGCACAGGAAAGGGCGACATACGGGCTGTCCGGGTCGAGAATCTGGCTGCATCCCCAGCGAACGAATTCGTCCACATAGCGGGTGTAGTTGGTAAACAGCACGAACGGCTGGAAGTGTTCGACCGGCGTGCCGGTGTAGTGGCGCAGGCGGGCGAGGGAGAAGTCCACGCGGCGGGCGTCAAAATGCGACAGCGGGTAAAGTTCGGTCGGGTGGAACAGGCCGTCTGCGGTTTCATCGCCAATTTGCGCCAGATCGGTCGTCGGAAAATGGCGCGTCAGGCCCGCGCTCATCGAGCGATCGAGTGTCAGCGTGGAGCCATCAATCACATAAGGATACGGAATTTCATGCTGTGAGCGCTCGACGGTGATGTGCGCGCCGTAATCCTGATACAGCGAGGTCAGCTGTTCCAGCAGATACGGGCTGAATAATGTCGGCTGGGTGATGGTGGTGGTGTAGCAACCGGCGTGGGTAAAGCGGCCCCAGGCGCGGGTTTTAAGCGCATTATGCGCTTCACCATCCCAGGATACGGACAGCGATGGATAGACAAACAAGCCTTTGGCGCGCTGTTCGGCATCGGGCAAAACGTTGTCGTTGATGTAACGGCCAATCGCTTCACGCAGCGCAGTCACCGATTGGTTGTAGAGCGCATCGAGTTGTTTCAGCGCTTGTTCCGGGGTCAGACCGGCACCCTTATTATTCATCATTCGCTCCTTCATTCAGCTCTGCGGTGTTACCCGATAGTATGTCACAGGAATGTGAAACAAAAGCCAGCGGAATTAACCGAAGAAACAAGACTGTGTAGAAAAACGACATATTCATCCGGGGATCAACCATCAGGCGGTAACGCGTTGTAAATACCGGATAAACGCTATGCTAATGGCCGATTACTCGGTAAAGTAATCGTTTGCGTACTATAGAGAAGTGGTGGTTATGAATAACAAGACAATCTTAATGTCCCTGGCTGTTGGCTGCATGGCCGTCTCATCGATGAGCTTTGCCCAGCAGGTCTCCGGCCCTATTGTGGTACAGGGGGCAATGCCGGTCGAAGCGGAGCGATTTGCCCAGCGGCTCGACAACCCACAGGAAATAGAGATTGGTGGCTGGCGCTTCTGGCGTGGCACGGTTGAAGGGTATCCGGTGGTGGTGTCCGAAACGTTAAAAGGGATGTCGAATGCGTCTGCTGCCACGGCGATTGCCGCGACCCAGTTTCATCCTGTCGCGATCATTAATCAGGGAACCGCAGGCGGGCACGATCCGGCTCTGAAGGTCTATGACATTGTATTAGGAAAATATTCCGTCAATCTCGGCGCGTTTAAATCACCGCATAAGCAGCCGGGCGAGGGAAGCGATTCACTCCAATGGAAACCTATGGATTTGCTGGCCTCGAAGGGGAGTGCAGGCGAAGATAAAAAACCGCACACCATCCGCAAATTCCCGGCAGATGCACAGCTTCTGTCAGTGGCTGAGAGCGTGAAAGCGTCCTACAGCAAGGGCAACGTCGTGGAGGGGGTTATCGGCTCAGCCGATATGTGGAACAGTGAACTGGACCGGATCCAGTCTTTCCATCGTCAATATCAGACCTCCGTCGAAGAGATGGAAACGGCCTCCGCTTCACAGATAGCCGCAGCATTTGATATTCCCTTTATCGGTATTCGCGTGCTGTCGAACAATATCACTAATCAGGGGGCCTACGACCCGCAGACTGGCCTGGCCTGTCAGGATTACGTTTATCAGGTGGTCAAGGCGTATATTGCAAAAGCGAAGACACGCTGAGTTAAGCGTCTTCTACACCATTAAAGGCGCTTTCGGGCGTCTTTTGCTTTTGAAGAACATAGACTGCCACTGACCGATCGCCAAATAGCAAAAAGCCCGTCCAGTTTCCTGAACAGGCTTCTTAAATATGGCTCCTCTGACTGGACTCGAACCAGTGACATACGGATTAACAGTCCGCCGTTCTACCGACTGAACTACAGAGGAATCGTTTGAACGAGGCGAATAGTAGCGATGCCTGAGCAGCATGTCAAAGCCTGTCTGCACTCCTGGTGTTTGATTGCTGACAATTTCAGCAAAACGCA
This DNA window, taken from Scandinavium goeteborgense, encodes the following:
- a CDS encoding Arc family DNA-binding protein encodes the protein MSIPEEKRSPQYQMRLPEKFREQLEEQARKDGDASLATWIKRILRKELRERGVDPKG
- a CDS encoding aminopeptidase P family protein, with translation MQTASPLSALRSHLLAQGLDGMIVPRADAWQSEYAAPHDDKLAWLTGFTGTAGVALVLQDKALLFVDGRYQVQVRNEVDLQAWEIHHLHNDPLETHLPVNGRIGFDPMLMVNSQFELLNATGCTLTPLADDPFTTVWHDRPAAPQGAMREMPLSVAGESSTDKRARIAAVLDAKGADYLVITQPDNIAWLLNVRGSDIATSPVPLSFALLSRTGETQWFVDAAKTANLPQALLASLTLSPMEQLVPGCQQAANGKRILLDADSAPVALRFAVEQHGGEVCWAADPITLIKATKNSIELEGYRESHQKDGAAWVNFLAWLSHEVPARLAAGNPLTELEAQAKQLAFREQQENFIEQSFGTISAASSNAAMCHYHSSDATNAALTADSFYLNDSGGQYVNGTTDATRTLSFGPLDPQRKLHYTAVLKGFLSLITLQFPTGSFGHQLDAFARRHLWELGIDFDHGTGHGVGHQLLIHEAPHRIAKKVNLWPLAAGNIMTIEPGYYLEGEYGIRIENQVEVIDGMPGFCRFASLTMIPIDISQVELNQLTDREKQWLDDYHQQVRETLSPLVDSEARPWLFAATAPVRVQVS
- a CDS encoding AMP nucleosidase, with amino-acid sequence MNNKGAGLTPEQALKQLDALYNQSVTALREAIGRYINDNVLPDAEQRAKGLFVYPSLSVSWDGEAHNALKTRAWGRFTHAGCYTTTITQPTLFSPYLLEQLTSLYQDYGAHITVERSQHEIPYPYVIDGSTLTLDRSMSAGLTRHFPTTDLAQIGDETADGLFHPTELYPLSHFDARRVDFSLARLRHYTGTPVEHFQPFVLFTNYTRYVDEFVRWGCSQILDPDSPYVALSCAGGVWITADTEAPETAVSDLAWKKHQMPAWHLITQDGQGITLINIGVGPANAKNICDHLAVLRPDVWLMIGHCGGLRESQTIGDYVLAHAYLRDDHVLDAVLPPDIPIPSIAEVQRALYDATKQVSGMPGEEVKHRLRTGTVVTTDDRNWELRYSASALRFNLSRAVAIDMESATIAAQGYRFRVPYGTLLCVSDKPLHGEIKLPGQANRFYEGAISEHLQIGIRAIDLLRAEGDKLHSRKLRTFNEPPFR
- a CDS encoding 5'-methylthioadenosine/S-adenosylhomocysteine nucleosidase — its product is MNNKTILMSLAVGCMAVSSMSFAQQVSGPIVVQGAMPVEAERFAQRLDNPQEIEIGGWRFWRGTVEGYPVVVSETLKGMSNASAATAIAATQFHPVAIINQGTAGGHDPALKVYDIVLGKYSVNLGAFKSPHKQPGEGSDSLQWKPMDLLASKGSAGEDKKPHTIRKFPADAQLLSVAESVKASYSKGNVVEGVIGSADMWNSELDRIQSFHRQYQTSVEEMETASASQIAAAFDIPFIGIRVLSNNITNQGAYDPQTGLACQDYVYQVVKAYIAKAKTR